A genomic region of Magnolia sinica isolate HGM2019 chromosome 6, MsV1, whole genome shotgun sequence contains the following coding sequences:
- the LOC131247907 gene encoding growth-regulating factor 4-like, with product MNSAAATGSRPPFTASQWQELEHQALIFKYMMAGIPVPPDLLLPIRKSFESMPARFYHHPSMGYCSFYGKKVDPEPGRCRRTDGKKWRCSKDAYPDSKYCERHMHRGRNRSRKPVETQTISQSSSTVTSLTTPGGGGGGSSFQNVPLHSIGNPQGPCAGTNSSQLQMEPGSFGMGNKDYRYLHGMKGEVDEHSFFSEASGSARGLGMDSSLDSTWRLMPSRVSSFPPSKPRNGSILQGDYPQMQPLQDLGHATVTTALSKQQQHCFFGSEFGSSEPVKQEGQSLRPFFDEWPKNRDSWSDLEDERSNRTSFSTTQLSISIPMASTDFSATSSRSPNDD from the exons ATGAACAGCGCGGCGGCGACGGGGAGCCGGCCACCGTTTACGGCGTCGCAATGGCAGGAACTCGAGCATCAAGCCCTGATATTTAAGTATATGATGGCCGGGATACCGGTCCCGCCCGATCTCCTTCTCCCGATCCGGAAGAGCTTTGAATCAATGCCTGCAAGGTTCTACCATCATCCCAGCA TGGGTTACTGTTCCTTTTATGGGAAGAAGGTGGACCCGGAGCCGGGGCGGTGCCGGAGGACCGATGGGAAGAAGTGGCGGTGCTCCAAGGATGCTTATCCGGACTCCAAGTACTGCGAGCGGCACATGCACCGAGGCCGCAACCGTTCAAGAAAGCCTGTGGAAACGCAAACCATCTCTCAGTCCTCATCGACTGTGACGTCGCTCACCACCCCAGGTGGTGGCGGTGGTGGCAGCAGCTTCCAGAACGTGCCCCTACACTCGATTGGTAATCCCCAGGGGCCATGTGCTGGAACCAACTCTTCCCAGTTGCAGATGGAGCCTGGCTCCTTCGGAATGGGTAACAAAGATTACAG GTATCTGCATGGAATGAAAGGAGAGGTGGACGAGCATAGTTTCTTCTCTGAAGCTTCTGGTAGTGCGAGGGGTCTTGGGATGGATTCTTCTCTTGACAGCACGTGGCGTCTGATGCCATCCAGGGTTTCCTCatttccaccatcaaaaccaagaAATGGCTCCATTCTACAGGGTGATTACCCTCAGATGCAACCGCTGCAAGATCTGGGGCATGCTACTGTCACCACTGCACTATCGAAGCAGCAGCAGCATTGCTTCTTTGGGAGCGAATTTGGTTCGTCTGAGCCAGTGAAACAAGAAGGCCAGTCTCTTCGCCCTTTCTTTGATGAATGGCCTAAAAATAGGGATTCATGGTCTGATTTGGAAGATGAGAGATCCAACCGAACGTCATTCTCCACGACCCAGCTCTCAATTTCCATACCAATGGCTTCCACTGACTTCTCCGCAACAAGTTCTCGGTCCCCCAATG ATGATTAG